The nucleotide window ATTAGAGGCCAGATAGCcgtacaaattattataattagcaTTGATCCCATACAAACTTGGTAAATAGAACCCATAGTTTGATAGAAAAACAGCTAGCAATGGATCCACGGGCAGATGATCCAAACTGTTATATCTATACGGTAGCGGAATCCGATACGCAGCTCTTGGTGAATTTTGAACCTTATCCCGTAGAGATAGGTCATAATTTTGTAAGTTATCGTCAGTGTTGATGTTATATTTGGATAGGATTTGGTAAAATGTTGAAGTTAAATTTTGGGGTTTGTTTGTAGGTGGTTTATATTCATATCCGTATTCGGTTGTAGTATTATCCTCTGAAAGCAAATCTTTATCTGTATCTTCAGTTACTTCATACGTTTTTGCAGTAGGTGTATTGTTTAAACCACCATCTTTACTTGAATGCTTTACTTCAGTATCAATATCAGTTTTAGCCAAAATTGTATCGATATTAACATCACTGTCATGATCCCAAACTTTCTTAGCTCTTCTGGAAAATTCCTTGCGATTTTCTTCTGTTTGATCTACCTCTTTTAAGGTACTTGCTTCACGGATACTCTCAACAGGTTTCTCATTAACAAATTCCGTAGATTCCATGAAATTTCTTATTTCTCTTCGTGAATTAATTTCGTTTTCCACCAAATTCATGTAATCATGATGAATGGGATGCTTTGTTGTAAGGTAAACAGGATAGTGTGTAGACTCTCTTCTTAATTGACTGTAAATAGCATCGTGTGACACGGGTACCCAGCCATCGGAATAAGTTATTTGTTCTGATGATAATTGTGAGATGAAGGTGAGTatctaaaataacacaaaaacaattaaCACCATTTATATTAGACCATCACAACATTAATTGAACTATCTATCTGGAATTAGCTATTCGTGTTTAGTACACTAGGCAGAATACATAAACATACTTGGAATAATAGTGACAAAAAATCATAATTACGGATAAAAGTAGAAACAAAACAGAATGTAGCTAAATCAACCTAATCACACAAATCAAGAACAAGACCAACCAACACAAACAACAGTTTCAAACGAACCTTAGCTTGCAAAGAAAACACTTAGGGGACAATAAAAAGCGACTCACAGTAAGTAAGACGGAGCCCCGGTGCCTCAGCATGTCACCACTTAGCACGAGTGGTCGCAGCCAGCCCTCCTCGAGCTATGACAGCTTTGTGCAACATACTGCACGCATCACGTAAAGCTGAGTTACATGAGAAAGTCACTTTTATGGGCCATTGTTAAGAGTTTTGGAATGTTAGGGATCGTTTAGGATTGTTAGTTTTCATATATGAAGTTGACATTTTGAATTTCTAGCTGTTTGAAATACAACGTAGGCTAAATAGGGCAAGTTATAATGAGCAagaatatgaaaatgaaaaataaaacgtatttaAGACTTCTAATTTCAATGGCAAAGTATCTGTCAATTTGGCCTAGCTCAAAAGCTTCGAGTAGTAGAATATTAGGTAGGTTCAGTTACAAAAACTTGTTTGGTCCTTCAAATGTGGCATATTATACTGTCATCCCtgttaaaattgataatttgcCAAAAAATACAGTACAGAGCGATTGCTACTAAACTTAAATTACATCTGAAGAAAATACCACAGAAAAGAAAAGTCCTTATTCATTCGTATCTAAATGCAAGAATAATATTAGAGAGACATGCAGTCTCGGCATATCATGGACGGCGCTTAAGGCAGAGAGGGCGTGTACAAGCGTTTTCTCATCTTAATTGCTTCTTTGCGCCACACAGTGGGACAAGGAATTGCTTTCAAGCGCAGCCGCAATCGCACCTACGTTTAcattgtctgtctgtttgttttactttattatataactCTAAAGGgttttttactttcttaatgATAAAATGGTTAGCGTTATTTCGTTTAAGTGGGTTGAAGAGAGAATAAAGGTCGGTAAATTTTAATACTGCTAATACTGCTAGGTACTTTTAATTTCGGTGTCCAGAACAATAAATCACTTTTTCTTCAATTCTATACATATATTCCGGAATATGAACGGCCATAAATTACCTACCATCTAAAAACTCAAACAGTGTAAACACTTTTACAAGTAAAATTAACGCTGTAGCACAAAAATGTAATGAAATTTACGCTGTCCTTTGAAGACCTCATTAAATGTCAATTTATTGATTTAGCTACATTTATATCACAGAAGTATAGTTAATAGGCATCACTATGATCTACCTTCAGTCTTCAGCACATCTCGTTATCCACAAAAATTCGAAAAACTTCCAGACCAATTAACATGCAGATAAAATTCGAAACGTTCAGTAAATTTTTGTTAGCTGCGGTCGACGACGGAGAGCGTGCGGATACACAAATTTATCTAATTACCGACCGTTAAAACTCTCTCGCAGACTTCAATTATGCGTTCAACAGATCTAAGTGAAATCTCTTAATTTGAACAAGTTATTAGTACCTGTTTTAAGTGAGAAACTTGGAGAATTGGGCCTTTGAAGTTCCACGTCTTTTATGTATTGTTGGAGTTTAAATAATGGCTCTGTTGCGTTTTGGGAAATGTGTGAAACCTTTTCAGATGACTTACAGAGCCTTTGTAATTTCCTTTCCTTTTCAATATAAAACACTttcttaaaagaaaattgtatatTCAAGCTGAAAATCC belongs to Helicoverpa zea isolate HzStark_Cry1AcR chromosome 11, ilHelZeax1.1, whole genome shotgun sequence and includes:
- the LOC124634660 gene encoding uncharacterized protein LOC124634660: MLRHRGSVLLTILTFISQLSSEQITYSDGWVPVSHDAIYSQLRRESTHYPVYLTTKHPIHHDYMNLVENEINSRREIRNFMESTEFVNEKPVESIREASTLKEVDQTEENRKEFSRRAKKVWDHDSDVNIDTILAKTDIDTEVKHSSKDGGLNNTPTAKTYEVTEDTDKDLLSEDNTTTEYGYEYKPPTNKPQNLTSTFYQILSKYNINTDDNLQNYDLSLRDKVQNSPRAAYRIPLPYRYNSLDHLPVDPLLAVFLSNYGFYLPSLYGINANYNNLYGYLASNNIHNNKPFGLYKIFSDTDSWN